GGGAATGATGAAGCCATAAAAATAGCCTTCCGTCATATTTCCTGAAACAGCCTGAAAATGATCCAATACTTTTCCGAAAATGACTGGCAGCAGAACAGCACTTAGAAAGCCCCCTGTATTCGCAAATCCAGATACAAGGCCGGATTCCCTCATAGGAAAGGATTGACGAACGACAGCAAAGGTTAAGGCACTTGCCCCGAATCCAAAGCCGATGATAAAGAAAAGCGTAACGAGCATGAAAAATGGAGGATTCCCTTTGAAGAAAAGGAAAGCTGACCAGCTTGTGAAAACAATAAAATGAACCATGACATAAGGACGCTTGATTGTTTCAAGCCGACTTGAAATCCAACTGGTCAGTGGAGCTCCTATAAGTGCTCCAACAAGACCAACCATAATCAGTTGACTAGCATCTGAACGAGTCAGATCATACATATTCATCCCATAGGGCACTGCCCATGAGCTAATAAAGCCTACATAGCCGCCAACCACCCCAAAGTGACAGAAGAATAATGCCCATGCCTGCCGATTCATAACGATTCTTTTCAGTAACAACAAAATGTTTTGACGCTGAAGTTCCTCTTTTACAGCTACTGATTCATGATGAAAGAGTTGTCTTGGTTTCTTTACCAGTACAATATATAGAAGAATTCCGGATAAACATAAGGCTATGCCCGCAGAAAAAAAGGCTGCTCTCCAGCCAAGTAAGTCAATCCAAGCGGAGAAAGGAACGGTTGCCAGAAGGAAACCAAGACTTCCTGTCATTCCCGCGAAACCGATCAATCGGACGAATTCCTTCACTTTAAACCACTGGCTTAATATCAATACCAAGTTGACCCAAATAGTCGCATCTCCAATTCCCGTAAGGATTCTGGCAAAAAACAGGACAAACTCATGTGTCCCAAGACTATAAAGGATCGTGCCTAACCCAGTAATGATGGCACCGATAATCAGAAAAAAATTGGGCCCGAACCGATCAGCCAGAATCCCCATTGGAATTTGCAAACTCGTATAAACAAAGAATTGCATACTCGTCAGTAACCCAATCGTTGTTGCTGTTACTTGAAAATCCCTCATCACTTGCTCTGTAATCAATCCCGGAGCTGTTCGCTGGCTTGACATTAATAAGTAAGTGAACAATACGGAAACAAACACAACCCACCTAAACCTGCTATTTTGTTTGTCCAATGATTTCTACTCCCGTTAGCTTTTACACTATATATATGGGAATCCAGCAGCGGTCATGATAACTTACTATGTCCCGCCTTTTCTATTGCCACTTAAAGACAGTCACCTTCGTTCCACTGCCTGGCGAGGAAGTAATATAAAATTCATCCATCATGTTTTTTATCCCAGGAATACCGACTCCGAGGCTGCCTGATGTTGAATATCCTGGTTCCATGGCTTTGCTGATTTCCCTGATTCCAGGTCCCTGGTCACTGGCTGTAATTTTCAAACCATGTCTATTTCCTTTTTCAATCTGCTCAAAGCAGATCTGTCCTGTTCCGGCATATTTGTATATATTTCTTGCAAGCTCTGATATTGCGGTGACGATCCTCGCCTGGTTAATAGAATCAAAACAGAGGTCTTTAGAAAAAGTCCTGCCCATTGCGCGGGCTGTGAAAATGTCCTGTTCAAATTGGATGGGAACTAGGGCCTTATTATGAATAATCTCTACCATTCCTTTGCCACCACCTTTTGCTGTGTCTATCAATAAAGCTATCTATTGGAGGTTCCCTTGTGAATTTGCCGAAAGATTTCCTAAAAAAGAAAAAAGCCAAAAGAAGGGTGGTTAATCCCTTCTTTTGGCTTATGTCTGGTTCTATCGCCCAGCTCATTGCTGCCGTCAGCTATTCGGTTTTAATATTAATACGACCAAGCTCTTATCGATATCGAAATTCCATGACACAAAAGCGTTTTCCACTTTGGCTTCGAGATACGTCTCCAGCTGTGGTGTATGCTCGTTCAACAGCCTCTTTTCAAGGTTACGCTTGGCAATGGTGAGGGCCTCGGTAAAGCCCAAATTGATCATTTCTTTTTCTACACTGATCAAGATCTCATTCCTAATGATGACCAATGTTCTTGGGTTCAGCATACAGGAAGTAATGCTGCCGGGTGGTTTTTCCGCTTTTATGCTCACCTTAATGATTTCGTCATGGACCTCATCCTGGTTATTGTAGAAGTATTCCTGTTCATCCATCTGACTTTCCATAACGCCAATGAACATGCCGGTATGGCTGTCAAGATTCCAGTCATAATGAAATTCATTCAGGTTAATATCAAGATTCATTTTTAGGAAAGCTTTGATTTCCTCAGTCAGGGTCTGCATCAGCATATCCCTGATTTTCTCCACATATTTGCTTTGTTCGTTTGTCATTAATTTATCTTCCATCGGAGACAGAAAGTCTTTGATATACACGGTGATATAGGGATGGGCAATAGTAGCGAATACAGAACCAGGACCTTTGCCGAAATGTTCCCGTAGAATTCTTCCTATGTAACTCCCCAGATCTTTTTCCTTATTCCTTAAATCCATTCTCGTCATCCTTCTCAGATTCAGGCATGATATCCCTAGTCCATTTATTTTTTTGACGAAATGTAAAAAATGCTATTGAAAAAACCAGCGATTTTATCATCCATTTTTACTTACATATTTTCTTTCTACATTCCTTTCTACATTGATCAAGCGAATCCCTTTGAATTTTGTGTTTTTATCTGAAAAAATGGGGGAAAATTGGTAAAAAGCATATTCACAGTTTTATGTTGTTTGAAATTGATGATAAAATAAAAAAAGGAAAGAGGATATGATGCTTCTTTCTTTAAAAAGGGTGGACCCTAAAATGGATATTAAAGCACAGCAAACAAAATTGGCAAATAATTTTGGCAAGCTGCTGCGTGATAAATTTGGCAAAGGGCCAGAAGTGATTCATGTTACAATATCCCGGCCGTATGTATTGGTGTATATAAGCGGGTTTATTTCACCAATGGAGCAGGCGCTTCTGGAACAGGGACAGGAACTTACCGTCCTGACGACACGGGAGTATTTGATGAAATCATTGGACCCTGAAATTTGCGGGCAAATTAAAGCTTTAACTGATATGGAAATACAGCATATGTATTATGATTGGAATTTGCAGAACCTTTCCGGAGTTTTTGTTGCCATCAGTCCGGATAGCCCGGAAGAGGGAGCAGACTCCAGGGCTGATTATGAAGGCAGAGATGAGGTCCACAAGGAAATCATCCATATAAGCGAGCAAGCAGAAAAAGCACCTGACAGTGTTTACTCTTACATGCTCAGCTCCCGGTCATTGATTGTCATCCGGGAGGGAATATTAGTGCCAATCGAAAAGCAGTTGGTTTCCCTTGGATTTCATGAGACATTACGCGTAGCAAAAAGACAGCTTGAAGGCGGTATGCTGACTGGAAGCACCCAGTTTTCTGAAATACTTGATTCGAAAATCCAGGATATCTTTGTTGACTGGGATTTTCATCTTGATAAGAGTGTCATCACTATAATCCTAAAACCAAATAAAGCATAGGCAGTGGTGATCTGGACACATTGTGCCAGACCTAAGCCGAGAAGAGCAGGTTAAACCCCTGTTCTTTTCGGCTTTTTCTTTTTTTAACAGTTAAGCATACCTAGGCTCCTTTTGTTGCAGCACATACGTCAGAAATCAACCTTACTACGAAAGGGATTTTACAGATGAACGACATCGAAATGGCATTACTGAAAAATGAACTACAGCGGCTGCAAGCGGATTATCAAAAATGTGAGGATGAACGGCTTAAGGAGTATATCATGGAGGACATCGTGCTGATCGAGCACGCGATCAATATGAGAGTAAGCGAGGCAAAATCCAAGGTGTAATGGAATTAGGGGTGTGGGACATCCCTCATTCTCCCTTCCGTATTTGTTTGTAAAACGGAAGGGGGAGGGTGTTTTTGTACATTAAAAAGGAACTATATAGCTGTGTGATTTTTATTTAGTTCACTTTTTTCTACAGAAAATCCAATTCTGTTTAATGCTCTTTCAAGGCTTGCTTCAATCGTAATTCCTTTAAGGTTATTATTATATTCTATTGCTTTTAATGCTAAATCGGGCCTTATTCCTGTTAAAATCGGTGTTACCCCGACCAATTTCAAGATGCTTGCGATTCTCAGCAAGGAGGAAGTAACGACGGCATCAATCTGGATAATTCCTGATAGATCAATGATCAAGTATTGAAGGGACAGCTCCTTACTCTTAGTAAGAGCAGCATAAATGATATGCTCTACACGTTCTTCGTTCATCAAGCCTATAACAGGCAAAATGGCCACTCCATTTGTTATGGGGACGAACGGTGCCGATAAATTTTGGATCTGTTTGTTCGCATAATCCAAATCGAGCACATAGGTAAGTAAAGATGCCATCGTTTCAAACATCTCTATATGTTCCTGGCTTAATTCAATTGGCTTTTTATCCAGACCACAAATGGTGCCATAATTCTCACCATTGCCATAATAGATGGGGATGCCGATAAAGCAGCCGCCCCCTAAGTTTTTGGTCACATTAAGAGCCGCCGTAAGCTCGTTTTTATGAAGGTCCGGGATAAAGAGGCTTTCTCTTCCGTGATCCACACTCAATTTACAAAAGGTTTCTCCGAAAGGCAAAGTATCACCTTGTTCTAATAAAACCTCGTCCTTATTGAATACATTGACAATTTCATTTATTCGCTGATCATTTCTAGCTATGAACAGTGTATTGATATCGATGAATTTACTCATGATTTGAAGAATATCATTTGCGGCTTCTTCAAAATTCTTAAATGATTTTAGTTCCTTGATCATGCTGTTAGCTGACATTTTTACCCTACCCCTGCAAATTGATTTCTTCTATTAAGATAAACAATATCTTTAACTCCCATACAAAGTTTCTCAATAGTATATACACATAACTTTACTTAAACAAACATGAATGCGTGTTTAAGGATACTTGATGGTCCTTTGTTCCCGGTGCTTATTCATTGATCTCGGTTAAAGGAACAAATAAGGTAGGGGATTCCATTCCAAACTTAACAGCAGATGATCCATAGCTTATTAGACGAACAATACATTTCTACAGGGATGTGAATCATTTGCGCGATTCTATTTCTGACTGGTGTACGAGTTCAATATTCCTGTTTGCTGGATTTCTGATTTCAACATAGCCAGATTCATATTGATGCACAATAATATGTTCTTTCCCTTGATAAATGACTTTTTCCTCATTCGCCAAACAAGTCGCCTCCGGTGAAAAAAGTTTTAGTTACTTATACCTAAAAATTGCGTGCTGTAAACTTAAATCAATATTGTGAGACATATCGCCATTGCTTGAGAAGAGGAAGGACCCACTGCTCCTTCGTTTGCGATGGGCAGACAGCAAAGAACGCCTGGTTGATCAACCAGGCGCTCAATTGGAGCAAGGGGAAGGAATTATTTTGGAGGCAAAAGGCAATGTCCCTATGCTTCGTCTGATCAATAAAGCCTGTTTGTATATCCTTCCTTTAATTCTTTTGCCACTTGTTCAGGGGTCGTGTTTGGCAGCTTTGCGTGTGCAACCAGCATGCTGGGGACAGAAGGAAGGGCTTCTTTCTGCAGCCATGAGTCCGGCTGCCATAAGTTTGATCGGATAAAAGCTTTGGCACAATGAGCGTAACATTCCTCGACTTCTACTAAAATACCAAACAATGGAGTCTTGCCATTGACGGCTGTTTTTTCAAGAAGGTCAGAATCACGGCAGATATAGGCTTTCCCATTGATTCTTAAAGTCTCACCCAGTCCAGGTATGAGAAAGAGCAGGCCGATATGAGGATTCGCAATGATGTTGTGAACAGAATCCATTCTTCGATTTCCAGGCCGTTCTGGGATAAAAAGATGCTGATCATCAAGAACGGCCACAAACCCCGGAGAATCGCCGCGTGGTGAAACATCACACTGGCCGTCAGCGTTAGAAGTGGACATAGTTAAAAAGGGAGACTTTGATATAAAGTTTTTACAATGGTCGTCAATAAAAGAAATGACTTTATTCGCTGCCCTCGCGCTTGGATTTCCGATCGATGAACGAAATTCTTCAAATTCTTCCTGTGTTGAGATTATATCTTTATAGTTTGATATCATGAGGTCACCTTTCAAATTGGGTATTTGTAACAATGTTACCATTTATTAAGTTATAATTCATTACTTGCAGGGTCATTTGAAGATCAATGAAGACCTAACAGGAAATCTCATCCAAAAGTTGTAGATAGATTACACCATCCTTCCGACGAGAACGCTTAATGTTTTTTTTATAATAAAGGTAAGAAAAAGTCATAGGAAGGTGTTCAAAATGAACCATTTTATCTGTAATACATGCGGTGTCCAATATCCCCATTCTGCTCATGCTCCTGAATCCTGCCCGATTTGTGCTGACGAAAGACAGTACATTCACCCGGATGGACAGTCATGGACAACGCTTCAACAGCTTGTAGATTCAGGGAACTATAAAAATACCATTGTCCAAGAAGAGGAAGGACTGTACAGCGTTACCACTACTCCTTCGTTTGCAATTGGGCAGACAGCCTATTTAGTTCAGAATGATGGGTTCAACTTGCTATGGGACTGCATCACCTATCTGGACGAAGAGACAGAAAAGGAAATCCATTCTCTAGGAGGAATCGATGCCATCGCATTGTCCCATCCGCATTACTATTCGACACAGGTGGAATGGGCTGAAGTATTCGGAGCAAGCATTTATATCCACGAAAACGATCGCCAGTGGGTCACTAGGCACAGTGACAGGATCATCTTCTGGTCTGGGGATTCTTTGGAGCTTGATGGTGGCGTAACATTGCATCGTTTGGGTGGCCATTTTCATGGGGGAAGTGTTTTACACTGGGAAAATGATGTGAACAAGCAAGGAGTACTTCTTACTGGTGATATTATTCAAGTGGTCGCCGACCGACAATGGGTGAGTTTCATGTACAGTTATCCAAACCTTATCCCGTTGCCAGCTACCAAGGTTCAGGAGATGGCAGTCAAAGTCAGCGTTCTGGATTTTAACAGACTATATAATGCATTCCATCGTGTCATTAAGGAAAATGCCCATCAATCTGTTCAAAAATCCGCTAAGAGGTATATTGAGGCATTGGAGGGGAAGTTCGTTCATATAAACCACTAAATCCATTCACTTATCATATAGAAAAAAGAAGGCTTACCTTGTCCTTTGGCAAGGAAGGCCTTTATTTTGTTTTACACCAATCTCGAATTGTCCATATGTCTTCCATCGTACCATTCTAGCCCATTGAAATTAGAATATACTATTGCTAGTAGTCTATAATTATAGATTATTGGAACATGAATCATGATGATGTTGGTGCGATTTATTTATCATGCCCGTCTTGTTTGCAAAAAAGTATTGTCGGACCAGGAAGACGCTTCAGGTTCAGGCTAATGAATAAGCGAGAGGTGGATGCTGTGAAATGTGGAAAAGATTAAAAAGACTTCACCATTTGAATGGATATGCTACCTTATTTTTATTCATAAGTGGGATCTTGCTT
This portion of the Mesobacillus sp. S13 genome encodes:
- a CDS encoding MFS transporter gives rise to the protein MDKQNSRFRWVVFVSVLFTYLLMSSQRTAPGLITEQVMRDFQVTATTIGLLTSMQFFVYTSLQIPMGILADRFGPNFFLIIGAIITGLGTILYSLGTHEFVLFFARILTGIGDATIWVNLVLILSQWFKVKEFVRLIGFAGMTGSLGFLLATVPFSAWIDLLGWRAAFFSAGIALCLSGILLYIVLVKKPRQLFHHESVAVKEELQRQNILLLLKRIVMNRQAWALFFCHFGVVGGYVGFISSWAVPYGMNMYDLTRSDASQLIMVGLVGALIGAPLTSWISSRLETIKRPYVMVHFIVFTSWSAFLFFKGNPPFFMLVTLFFIIGFGFGASALTFAVVRQSFPMRESGLVSGFANTGGFLSAVLLPVIFGKVLDHFQAVSGNMTEGYFYGFIIPVIFSLIGLFGVSSIKEMRQTESAKPESSRLN
- a CDS encoding anti-sigma regulatory factor encodes the protein MVEIIHNKALVPIQFEQDIFTARAMGRTFSKDLCFDSINQARIVTAISELARNIYKYAGTGQICFEQIEKGNRHGLKITASDQGPGIREISKAMEPGYSTSGSLGVGIPGIKNMMDEFYITSSPGSGTKVTVFKWQ
- a CDS encoding Na-translocating system protein MpsC family protein, with amino-acid sequence MDLRNKEKDLGSYIGRILREHFGKGPGSVFATIAHPYITVYIKDFLSPMEDKLMTNEQSKYVEKIRDMLMQTLTEEIKAFLKMNLDINLNEFHYDWNLDSHTGMFIGVMESQMDEQEYFYNNQDEVHDEIIKVSIKAEKPPGSITSCMLNPRTLVIIRNEILISVEKEMINLGFTEALTIAKRNLEKRLLNEHTPQLETYLEAKVENAFVSWNFDIDKSLVVLILKPNS
- a CDS encoding Na-translocating system protein MpsC family protein, giving the protein MDIKAQQTKLANNFGKLLRDKFGKGPEVIHVTISRPYVLVYISGFISPMEQALLEQGQELTVLTTREYLMKSLDPEICGQIKALTDMEIQHMYYDWNLQNLSGVFVAISPDSPEEGADSRADYEGRDEVHKEIIHISEQAEKAPDSVYSYMLSSRSLIVIREGILVPIEKQLVSLGFHETLRVAKRQLEGGMLTGSTQFSEILDSKIQDIFVDWDFHLDKSVITIILKPNKA
- a CDS encoding GAF domain-containing protein, whose protein sequence is MSANSMIKELKSFKNFEEAANDILQIMSKFIDINTLFIARNDQRINEIVNVFNKDEVLLEQGDTLPFGETFCKLSVDHGRESLFIPDLHKNELTAALNVTKNLGGGCFIGIPIYYGNGENYGTICGLDKKPIELSQEHIEMFETMASLLTYVLDLDYANKQIQNLSAPFVPITNGVAILPVIGLMNEERVEHIIYAALTKSKELSLQYLIIDLSGIIQIDAVVTSSLLRIASILKLVGVTPILTGIRPDLALKAIEYNNNLKGITIEASLERALNRIGFSVEKSELNKNHTAI
- a CDS encoding pyridoxamine 5'-phosphate oxidase family protein, whose amino-acid sequence is MISNYKDIISTQEEFEEFRSSIGNPSARAANKVISFIDDHCKNFISKSPFLTMSTSNADGQCDVSPRGDSPGFVAVLDDQHLFIPERPGNRRMDSVHNIIANPHIGLLFLIPGLGETLRINGKAYICRDSDLLEKTAVNGKTPLFGILVEVEECYAHCAKAFIRSNLWQPDSWLQKEALPSVPSMLVAHAKLPNTTPEQVAKELKEGYTNRLY
- a CDS encoding MBL fold metallo-hydrolase, whose protein sequence is MNHFICNTCGVQYPHSAHAPESCPICADERQYIHPDGQSWTTLQQLVDSGNYKNTIVQEEEGLYSVTTTPSFAIGQTAYLVQNDGFNLLWDCITYLDEETEKEIHSLGGIDAIALSHPHYYSTQVEWAEVFGASIYIHENDRQWVTRHSDRIIFWSGDSLELDGGVTLHRLGGHFHGGSVLHWENDVNKQGVLLTGDIIQVVADRQWVSFMYSYPNLIPLPATKVQEMAVKVSVLDFNRLYNAFHRVIKENAHQSVQKSAKRYIEALEGKFVHINH